The following are from one region of the Halarcobacter sp. genome:
- the hslV gene encoding ATP-dependent protease subunit HslV, with protein MFEATTILAYKGQGEAVIGGDGQVTFGNAVLKGNATKIRKLYKDQILAGFAGSTADAFNLFDMFEGHLESSKGDLLKAVVAFSKEWRKDKVLRRLEAMMIVLNKENIFILSGTGDVVEPEDGSIASIGSGGNFAISAARALAKHSDLKPVDLVKESLMIAGELCIYTNQNIKILEIED; from the coding sequence ATGTTTGAAGCAACAACGATACTTGCATATAAAGGTCAAGGCGAAGCTGTAATAGGTGGAGATGGTCAAGTTACTTTTGGAAATGCAGTTTTAAAAGGAAATGCAACTAAGATTAGAAAACTATATAAAGATCAAATTTTAGCTGGTTTTGCAGGTAGTACAGCTGATGCTTTTAACCTTTTTGATATGTTTGAAGGACACTTAGAATCATCTAAAGGTGATTTATTAAAAGCTGTGGTTGCTTTTTCAAAAGAGTGGAGAAAAGATAAGGTTCTAAGAAGATTAGAGGCGATGATGATTGTATTAAATAAAGAAAATATTTTTATTCTTTCTGGAACTGGTGATGTTGTTGAACCTGAAGATGGAAGTATAGCCTCAATTGGTAGTGGTGGTAATTTTGCTATTTCTGCTGCTAGAGCTTTAGCTAAACATTCTGATTTAAAACCTGTTGATTTAGTAAAAGAGTCACTTATGATTGCAGGTGAACTTTGTATTTATACAAATCAAAATATTAAAATATTAGAGATAGAGGATTAA
- the rplI gene encoding 50S ribosomal protein L9 has protein sequence MKVLLIKDVKGTGKAGDVKDVKDGYGKNFLIAKGFALHATEEVLANYAEEQKIKAAQEAKEIAEANELAEKLNATKLTIKHKVGANGHLIGSVTNKEISESLQEEFNIDIDKKAITLKDKIKATGIFEVDCKLGHGVHATLKVDIIGE, from the coding sequence ATGAAAGTATTATTAATTAAAGATGTAAAAGGTACTGGTAAAGCAGGAGACGTAAAAGATGTTAAAGATGGATATGGTAAAAATTTTTTAATAGCAAAAGGTTTTGCTCTTCATGCAACTGAAGAAGTTTTAGCAAATTATGCAGAAGAACAAAAGATAAAAGCAGCTCAAGAAGCAAAAGAGATAGCAGAAGCTAATGAATTAGCAGAAAAATTAAATGCAACTAAACTTACAATCAAACATAAAGTTGGAGCAAATGGACATTTAATTGGTTCAGTAACTAATAAAGAGATTAGTGAATCTTTACAAGAAGAGTTTAATATAGATATTGATAAAAAAGCTATTACATTAAAAGATAAAATAAAAGCTACAGGAATTTTTGAAGTAGATTGTAAATTAGGGCATGGAGTTCATGCTACACTAAAAGTAGATATAATTGGAGAATAA
- a CDS encoding winged helix-turn-helix domain-containing protein produces the protein MRALRVLVLKDYGTSIIRIINILEKNSFDLNICETTNEFLEYTYYNHYDLYIIDIDDKNISRFKFIKLLNEYKDKTMKLVIAKRPNIMKASFLYGCDECIVKSIDESELLLRIKALIRREYKVHSDLINISNNIVYDIFRKKILKNKSEIFIGQKSLQIIAYLLKYRGFFVSSKNLENGVYPANSNNKNGSIRFHIHKIRQIIGEDIIISNRTSGYKINIQ, from the coding sequence TTGAGAGCTTTAAGAGTATTAGTTTTAAAAGATTATGGTACCTCTATTATAAGAATTATTAATATTTTAGAAAAAAATAGTTTTGATTTAAATATTTGTGAGACAACAAATGAGTTTTTAGAATATACTTATTATAATCATTATGATTTATATATTATAGATATTGATGATAAAAACATCTCTAGATTTAAGTTTATTAAACTTCTAAATGAATATAAAGATAAAACAATGAAGCTTGTTATTGCTAAAAGACCTAATATAATGAAAGCTTCATTTCTTTATGGTTGTGATGAATGTATTGTTAAAAGTATAGATGAGAGTGAATTACTTTTAAGAATAAAGGCATTAATTAGAAGAGAATATAAAGTTCATTCAGATTTAATCAATATTTCAAATAATATAGTTTATGACATCTTTAGAAAAAAAATTTTAAAAAATAAATCAGAAATATTTATAGGTCAAAAATCTCTTCAAATAATAGCTTATCTTCTAAAATACAGAGGTTTTTTTGTAAGTTCTAAAAATTTAGAAAATGGTGTATATCCTGCTAATTCAAATAATAAAAATGGTTCAATTAGATTTCATATTCATAAAATAAGACAAATTATTGGAGAAGATATAATCATATCAAATAGAACAAGTGGTTATAAGATAAATATACAATAG
- a CDS encoding MFS transporter, whose protein sequence is MTKKVKIESLYEKLVNEEDARVCKAIDESACKVVPGNFFITIISYFFNKLADSVANAKVVLPWIMESLNVPIFLISFLVPIRESGSLLPQLAIAAYIRKMPIRKNIWVLGSFGQALCMIGIAIVALTLEGLTAGYAIIGLLILFSLARGLSSVAAKDVVGKTIPKTRRGALNGLSASAAGILVIALGIYFLINGEKPFSPSNFAVLLSLAGLFWIIAGIVYSRIKEFEGETDGGGNAAVVAFQKLSILKTDKNFRLFVITRALFLCSVLSAPFYVVLAQKNSDSNTYLLGLFILSSGMASLFSAPIWGKFSDVSSRKVMIYGALICSILGIFIFFMDIFFPSLFSIIWVMPILYFVLSIGYQGIRIGRKTYLVDLAEGNKRTDYVAVSNTLIGIVLLFSGLIGTLSSIISLAGVILFLSILGVIGIVLAYNLPEIE, encoded by the coding sequence ATGACAAAAAAAGTAAAAATTGAATCTTTATATGAAAAATTGGTAAATGAAGAAGATGCCAGAGTTTGTAAAGCAATAGATGAAAGTGCTTGTAAAGTAGTTCCAGGTAATTTTTTTATTACCATTATAAGTTACTTTTTTAATAAACTAGCAGATTCTGTTGCTAATGCAAAAGTTGTTTTACCTTGGATAATGGAAAGTTTAAATGTTCCAATTTTTTTAATATCTTTTTTAGTTCCAATAAGAGAATCGGGTTCTTTATTACCCCAACTAGCTATAGCTGCATATATAAGAAAAATGCCCATACGAAAAAATATTTGGGTATTGGGAAGTTTTGGACAAGCTTTATGTATGATAGGTATTGCTATAGTTGCACTTACTTTAGAGGGACTTACAGCAGGTTATGCGATTATAGGTTTATTGATACTTTTTAGTTTAGCAAGAGGTTTAAGTTCAGTTGCTGCAAAAGATGTTGTGGGAAAAACAATTCCTAAAACTAGAAGAGGTGCTTTAAATGGTTTGTCAGCAAGTGCTGCTGGTATTTTAGTAATAGCTCTTGGTATATACTTTTTAATAAATGGTGAGAAACCATTTTCCCCTTCTAATTTTGCAGTTTTATTAAGTTTAGCTGGTCTTTTTTGGATAATAGCAGGTATTGTATACAGTCGTATTAAAGAGTTTGAAGGGGAAACTGATGGAGGAGGAAATGCAGCTGTTGTTGCTTTTCAAAAATTATCTATTTTAAAAACGGATAAAAACTTTAGACTTTTTGTAATAACTAGGGCATTGTTTTTATGTTCAGTATTAAGTGCTCCTTTTTATGTTGTTTTAGCACAAAAAAATTCAGATTCAAATACTTATTTACTTGGATTATTTATTTTATCAAGTGGAATGGCTAGTTTATTTTCAGCTCCAATTTGGGGTAAGTTTTCTGATGTTTCAAGTAGAAAAGTTATGATATATGGAGCTTTGATTTGTAGTATTTTAGGTATATTTATTTTTTTTATGGATATATTTTTCCCATCTTTATTTTCAATAATTTGGGTAATGCCTATTTTATATTTTGTTCTTAGTATTGGATATCAAGGTATTCGTATAGGAAGAAAAACATATTTGGTTGATTTAGCAGAAGGAAATAAAAGAACTGATTATGTAGCTGTTAGTAATACTCTAATTGGAATTGTTTTACTTTTTAGTGGATTAATTGGAACATTAAGTAGTATTATTAGTTTAGCAGGAGTTATTTTATTTTTATCTATTCTAGGAGTAATTGGTATTGTACTTGCTTACAATTTACCAGAAATTGAATAA
- a CDS encoding putative sulfate exporter family transporter, giving the protein MNKIYGLLLCIAVAIIATVLSGYIPVGSVAIAIILGAILGNSITIPSKFSHGITFAEKSLLSFSIALMGINLDFNVLKALGANTILIIVISLIATIFFALYVSKKQNFDKKLGLILGIGNAVCGSAAIAATKDIVKLNKEKSALAIAIVNLLGTAGLFILPFIGMLLGFNDVELGILLGNTLQSVGHAVAAGFGVNETVGQSATIVKMGRILLLTPVIIWLIFFVSKNNTKNTLSSKRFKMPIFILGFIFFSIIATTQILPQNIIDYISLLSKISLLLAMSAIGLKISFKAIKESGWDALVLAGYIFKFQILLSIVLIAIF; this is encoded by the coding sequence ATGAATAAAATTTATGGATTATTATTATGTATTGCTGTTGCTATAATTGCAACAGTGTTGTCAGGTTATATACCTGTGGGTTCTGTTGCTATTGCTATTATTTTAGGTGCTATTTTAGGAAATAGTATCACTATACCTTCAAAATTTTCTCATGGTATCACATTTGCAGAAAAATCACTTCTTTCTTTTTCTATCGCTTTAATGGGAATAAATTTAGATTTTAATGTACTAAAAGCATTAGGGGCAAATACAATTCTTATAATTGTAATCTCTTTAATTGCTACAATATTTTTTGCTTTATATGTATCAAAAAAACAAAACTTTGATAAAAAATTAGGATTGATTTTAGGTATTGGAAATGCTGTTTGTGGTAGTGCCGCTATTGCAGCAACTAAAGATATTGTTAAATTGAACAAAGAAAAGTCTGCTTTAGCAATTGCGATTGTAAATTTATTGGGTACAGCTGGACTTTTTATTTTGCCTTTTATTGGAATGTTATTAGGTTTTAATGATGTTGAATTAGGTATTTTATTAGGTAATACACTACAATCAGTAGGGCATGCTGTTGCAGCAGGGTTTGGTGTAAATGAAACTGTAGGACAGAGTGCAACAATTGTTAAGATGGGAAGAATCCTACTTTTGACCCCTGTAATTATTTGGTTAATATTTTTTGTTTCAAAGAATAATACAAAAAATACTCTTAGTTCAAAAAGGTTTAAAATGCCTATATTCATATTGGGATTTATCTTTTTTTCAATTATAGCAACAACTCAGATTTTGCCACAAAATATAATAGATTATATATCTTTACTTTCTAAAATATCTTTACTTTTGGCAATGAGTGCCATAGGATTAAAAATTAGTTTTAAAGCTATTAAAGAGAGTGGTTGGGATGCTTTAGTTTTAGCTGGATATATATTTAAATTTCAAATATTGCTTTCAATTGTTTTAATAGCTATATTTTAA
- a CDS encoding CBS domain-containing protein, whose product MFAIYSNNGLSFRSTVDNLYSMSNVDSVAKVRNNINEGLPKDHSTKPKKRLYENDKVEEATQIYRNIANIDTSEQIFHVKDLMTREVIVLNQDNTLQEAYNLMEEKEIRQIPIIDTNEDGKIIAMVNQKHILNSILNDLEYVNATLRRPLSSFDLGEVIAADPITDIRRVAKVMVDFSLTAIPIVDQDDNLLGIVSRANILKAVANTPPLQIWS is encoded by the coding sequence ATGTTTGCAATATACAGTAACAATGGACTTAGTTTTAGAAGTACAGTAGACAATCTTTATAGTATGTCAAATGTTGATTCTGTTGCAAAGGTTAGAAACAATATAAATGAGGGTCTGCCTAAAGATCATTCAACAAAACCTAAAAAAAGACTTTATGAAAATGATAAAGTTGAAGAAGCTACTCAAATCTATAGAAATATTGCAAATATTGATACCTCTGAGCAAATATTTCATGTAAAAGATTTAATGACAAGAGAAGTTATTGTATTAAATCAAGATAATACTCTTCAAGAAGCTTATAATCTTATGGAAGAAAAAGAGATAAGACAAATTCCTATTATAGATACAAATGAAGATGGAAAAATAATTGCTATGGTAAATCAAAAGCATATTTTAAATTCAATACTAAATGATTTAGAATATGTAAATGCAACTTTAAGAAGACCACTTTCTAGTTTTGATTTAGGAGAAGTTATTGCAGCAGATCCAATAACTGATATTAGAAGAGTTGCAAAAGTAATGGTTGATTTTAGTTTAACTGCAATTCCAATTGTTGATCAAGATGATAATCTTTTAGGAATAGTTTCAAGGGCAAATATTTTAAAAGCAGTTGCAAATACTCCCCCTTTACAAATCTGGAGTTAG
- a CDS encoding recombinase family protein, giving the protein MSKIFSFVRVNNNNESYTKTQKKGLSDYKSRNNISVYKEIEIVIDTPDDEKNMLDFLKSCESSSTLLVYNLNVFGRTIETILEIVRFLLSNKIRIIVVKQNLDLVDDKDMLTQMILGVISMTVNLEKDLMSLRTKEALTAKKLKGESLGKPKGTIQKSKFDKQRDKIEELLAVGLSVRKIAKLLGYNNHIGLNNYVKKRNIRHNLPNTLDIAS; this is encoded by the coding sequence ATGTCTAAAATTTTCAGTTTTGTAAGAGTTAATAATAATAATGAGTCGTATACTAAAACCCAAAAGAAAGGTTTGTCTGACTATAAAAGTAGAAACAATATTTCAGTTTACAAGGAGATTGAGATAGTAATTGATACTCCAGATGATGAAAAAAATATGTTGGATTTTTTAAAAAGTTGTGAATCTTCATCTACACTTTTAGTTTATAATTTAAATGTTTTTGGAAGAACAATAGAAACTATTTTAGAGATTGTTAGATTTTTACTTTCTAATAAAATTAGAATAATTGTAGTAAAACAAAATCTTGACTTAGTAGATGATAAAGATATGTTAACTCAAATGATTTTAGGTGTAATATCTATGACTGTTAATTTAGAAAAAGATTTAATGAGCTTAAGAACAAAAGAAGCACTTACTGCTAAAAAATTAAAAGGTGAAAGTTTAGGTAAGCCAAAAGGTACTATTCAAAAATCTAAATTTGATAAACAAAGAGATAAAATAGAAGAGTTATTAGCAGTAGGTTTATCTGTTAGAAAAATTGCTAAACTTTTAGGTTATAATAATCATATTGGATTAAATAACTATGTTAAAAAAAGAAATATTAGACATAACTTGCCAAACACTTTAGATATAGCAAGTTAA
- a CDS encoding UbiX family flavin prenyltransferase has protein sequence MKLVVAITGASGAKLGLKFIQNLPESIEVFAVLSKSAKKALKLEEGIDITKLFKENEKIHIFKENQIEAPISSGSFKTDKMIILPCSMNTLAKCSVGISDNLITRAFTVMLKEKREIVLAPREMPFSTIALENMHKLSQLGVIIAPPVLAYYSKQNSLELMEDFMIGKWYDLLRIEHNLYERWK, from the coding sequence GTGAAATTAGTTGTAGCTATAACCGGTGCTAGTGGTGCAAAACTTGGACTTAAATTTATCCAAAACTTACCAGAAAGTATTGAAGTGTTTGCTGTTTTATCAAAAAGTGCTAAAAAAGCACTAAAGCTTGAAGAAGGTATTGATATTACAAAACTTTTCAAAGAAAATGAAAAGATTCATATATTTAAAGAAAATCAGATTGAAGCTCCTATTTCTTCGGGTTCATTTAAAACTGATAAGATGATAATACTACCTTGTTCTATGAATACTTTAGCAAAATGCTCTGTTGGTATTTCAGATAATCTAATCACAAGAGCTTTTACTGTAATGTTAAAAGAGAAAAGAGAAATAGTACTTGCCCCAAGAGAGATGCCTTTTTCAACCATTGCACTTGAAAACATGCATAAGCTTTCTCAACTAGGAGTAATAATTGCGCCTCCTGTTTTGGCGTACTATTCAAAACAAAACTCATTAGAGTTAATGGAAGACTTTATGATTGGTAAATGGTATGATTTACTTAGAATTGAGCATAATTTATATGAAAGATGGAAATAG
- the coaD gene encoding pantetheine-phosphate adenylyltransferase: MQVNDNTTTYRKAIYSGTFDPITNGHMDIVKRATYIFDEVIIAVAKSEMKSPMFTHEQRVAFAQAATKDMPKVKVIGFDTLLVDLASELKINTIIRGLRAVSDFEYELQMGYANSSINKKLETLYLMPTLENAFVSSTIVREIIRFNGKFEHLVPQKVLECM, encoded by the coding sequence ATGCAGGTTAACGATAATACAACAACTTATAGAAAAGCAATATATAGTGGTACTTTTGATCCCATAACTAACGGTCATATGGACATTGTCAAAAGAGCTACATATATTTTTGATGAAGTGATTATAGCAGTTGCAAAAAGTGAAATGAAAAGTCCTATGTTTACACACGAACAAAGGGTAGCATTTGCCCAAGCAGCTACAAAAGATATGCCAAAAGTAAAAGTTATTGGATTTGATACTTTATTAGTTGATTTAGCAAGTGAACTTAAAATAAATACGATTATAAGAGGTCTAAGAGCTGTATCAGATTTTGAATATGAACTACAAATGGGATATGCAAACTCATCAATAAATAAAAAACTTGAAACACTTTATCTAATGCCTACATTAGAAAATGCTTTTGTTTCATCTACAATTGTAAGAGAAATTATTCGATTTAATGGGAAATTTGAACACTTAGTTCCACAGAAGGTATTAGAATGTATGTAG
- the tmk gene encoding dTMP kinase: protein MYVVIEGIDTAGKSTQLDILKENHKEAIFTKEPGGTEIGLKLRAMALNGEAKSKVAEMFLFLADRAEHIEEVIKPNEYKIVISDRSVISGIAYASNMPIEIVTTLNLIATSNTLPSHVILLELSKEELTKRLEGKTNDSIESRGIDYLLDIQDRMKRTIKQLNLNYIFIDASLSIEEISKKIEDFING from the coding sequence ATGTATGTAGTAATTGAAGGTATAGATACAGCAGGGAAATCAACACAGCTTGATATACTAAAAGAAAACCACAAAGAGGCAATTTTTACAAAAGAACCAGGTGGTACAGAGATTGGGCTTAAACTAAGAGCTATGGCTTTAAATGGTGAAGCAAAGAGTAAAGTTGCAGAGATGTTTCTTTTTCTTGCAGATAGAGCAGAACATATTGAAGAGGTTATAAAACCTAATGAATATAAAATAGTAATTAGTGATAGAAGTGTTATAAGTGGTATAGCTTATGCATCCAATATGCCTATAGAGATAGTAACTACACTAAATCTTATAGCAACATCAAACACTTTACCATCACATGTTATCTTATTAGAATTATCTAAAGAGGAATTAACAAAACGATTAGAAGGTAAAACAAACGATTCTATAGAGTCTAGGGGTATTGATTATCTACTAGATATACAAGATAGAATGAAAAGAACAATTAAACAATTAAATTTAAATTATATTTTTATAGATGCTAGTTTAAGCATAGAAGAGATTTCAAAAAAGATTGAGGATTTTATTAATGGCTAA
- the hisS gene encoding histidine--tRNA ligase yields MANIQSLRGMNDILGSDSELFTYFVENASRIAKNYGFTYIETPILEETALFKRSVGESSDIVNKEMYQFIDKGENDVCLRPEGTAGVVRSFVENKFDRAGGTYRWYYYGPMFRYERPQKGRLREFHQFGCEVFGVSSVYEDANIIMMIKDILDFFKIGFKLELNSLGDQNCMPAYREKLVNYLTDIKEDLCEDCNRRIETNPIRVLDCKNENCQKLLYNAPKITNNLCEKCDTDFEKLKEILDFNDVEYEINTNLVRGLDYYSQTAFEFTSNEIGAQSAIAGGGRYDRLVEFLGGRVTPGIGFAIGIERLLELVKMQEDEKDVIYLGALCEDALNILTKIASKKRKDSKTFIEYSVRGFGKHFNLAEKQGANIVALIGENEIKDGTIFIKDLKTKEDKTIKLEDF; encoded by the coding sequence ATGGCTAATATTCAAAGCTTAAGAGGAATGAACGATATATTAGGTAGTGATAGTGAGTTATTTACATATTTTGTAGAAAATGCATCAAGAATTGCAAAAAATTATGGATTTACATATATAGAAACTCCTATTTTAGAAGAAACTGCACTTTTTAAAAGATCAGTTGGTGAGAGTTCTGATATTGTAAATAAAGAGATGTATCAATTTATTGATAAAGGTGAAAATGACGTATGTTTAAGACCTGAAGGTACAGCAGGTGTGGTAAGAAGCTTTGTTGAAAATAAATTTGATAGAGCTGGAGGAACTTACAGATGGTACTATTATGGACCAATGTTTAGATATGAGAGACCTCAAAAAGGAAGACTAAGAGAGTTCCACCAATTTGGTTGTGAAGTATTTGGTGTAAGCTCTGTTTATGAAGATGCAAATATCATTATGATGATAAAAGATATTCTAGATTTTTTCAAAATAGGATTCAAACTTGAACTAAATTCATTAGGTGATCAAAACTGTATGCCTGCGTATAGAGAAAAGCTGGTTAACTATTTAACAGATATAAAAGAAGATCTTTGTGAAGACTGTAATAGAAGGATTGAGACAAATCCAATCAGAGTTTTAGATTGTAAAAATGAAAACTGTCAAAAACTATTATACAATGCTCCAAAAATCACAAATAATCTTTGTGAAAAATGTGATACTGACTTTGAAAAATTAAAAGAGATTTTAGATTTCAATGATGTAGAATATGAGATTAATACAAACCTTGTTAGAGGTTTAGATTACTATTCTCAAACTGCATTTGAGTTTACATCAAATGAGATTGGTGCTCAAAGTGCAATCGCAGGTGGTGGAAGATATGATAGACTTGTTGAATTCTTAGGTGGAAGAGTAACACCTGGAATAGGATTTGCAATTGGAATCGAACGGTTACTTGAATTAGTTAAAATGCAAGAAGATGAAAAAGATGTAATTTATCTTGGAGCATTATGTGAAGATGCATTAAATATTTTAACAAAAATTGCAAGCAAAAAAAGAAAAGATTCTAAAACATTTATTGAATATTCTGTTAGAGGATTTGGAAAACACTTTAATCTTGCAGAAAAACAAGGTGCAAATATAGTTGCACTAATTGGTGAAAATGAGATTAAAGATGGAACAATCTTTATCAAAGATTTAAAAACAAAAGAAGATAAAACTATAAAACTTGAGGATTTTTAA
- the speA gene encoding biosynthetic arginine decarboxylase, with protein MLENYGINIWADGNFIIEDGVVKLNYASKPSLIDMVKDIREKDYKGPLLFRFPHLIEKQIDKLYSLYSNAIKEYDYKGKFNAVFPLKVNQLPNFVLPLVKAGEKYNYGLEAGSKAELFLAMTYNKIGAPITVNGFKDKEMIHLGFIAKKMGHDITIIIEGLNELETIIEVEKETSLPTPNVGLRVRLFNSGGGAWAKSGGIDAKFGLSSTEILEAFEMLEENNLVDILTMIHFHIGSSMETIKPLKNALKESGHIYAELKNLGAVNLSAINIGGGLAVEYSQFHRTAQYHLQEFANDVIFTLKNIAKQKGVEEPNIFTESGRFISASSTVLITPVLELFTAEYDAEHLRLKEKNPPLIEELRDLYNDMNSKTALEYMHDSIDHLESLLKLFDLGYIDLEDRSNAEILNNLIIKKAIWFLEVDDYKELKRIDNKIQEKYLVNFSIFQSLPDFWGIKQEFPMMPITHLDKKPTRSASLWDITCDSDGEIGFNPEKPLYLHDVNLKLEEYYLGFFHVGAYQDILGMRHNLFSHPTEINVVFEDGKLKLEKILESQKIIDILEDIDHDTKNLKEVLKTNLDDKTYKILKKYLHDNSYLKTTWS; from the coding sequence ATTTTGGAAAATTATGGTATTAATATCTGGGCAGATGGTAATTTTATAATTGAAGATGGAGTAGTAAAGTTAAACTATGCATCTAAACCTTCACTAATAGATATGGTAAAAGATATTAGAGAAAAAGATTACAAAGGACCTTTACTTTTTAGATTCCCACATCTAATAGAAAAACAGATAGATAAATTGTATAGCTTATATTCAAATGCAATAAAAGAGTATGATTATAAAGGAAAATTTAATGCTGTTTTCCCTCTAAAAGTTAATCAACTTCCAAATTTTGTATTACCCCTTGTGAAAGCTGGAGAAAAATACAATTATGGTTTAGAAGCAGGAAGTAAGGCTGAACTTTTCTTAGCAATGACATATAATAAAATTGGTGCGCCAATTACAGTAAATGGATTTAAAGATAAAGAGATGATCCATTTAGGTTTTATTGCTAAAAAAATGGGACATGATATTACAATTATAATTGAAGGTCTAAATGAGCTTGAAACAATAATTGAAGTTGAAAAAGAAACATCTCTTCCTACTCCAAATGTAGGACTTAGAGTAAGACTATTTAATTCAGGTGGAGGAGCTTGGGCAAAATCTGGTGGAATTGATGCTAAATTTGGATTAAGTTCTACAGAGATTCTTGAGGCTTTTGAGATGTTAGAAGAGAATAACTTAGTAGATATTCTTACAATGATACATTTCCATATTGGTTCATCAATGGAAACAATTAAACCTTTAAAAAATGCCTTAAAAGAATCAGGACATATTTATGCTGAACTAAAAAACTTAGGGGCTGTAAATTTATCTGCAATAAATATTGGTGGAGGTTTAGCAGTTGAATACTCTCAATTTCATAGAACTGCACAATACCATCTTCAAGAGTTTGCAAATGATGTTATATTTACCCTTAAAAATATTGCCAAACAAAAAGGTGTTGAAGAGCCTAATATTTTCACTGAATCAGGAAGATTTATAAGTGCTAGTTCTACTGTACTAATTACTCCTGTATTAGAACTGTTTACAGCTGAATATGATGCTGAACATTTAAGATTAAAAGAAAAAAACCCACCTTTAATTGAAGAGTTAAGAGATTTATATAATGATATGAATTCTAAAACAGCACTGGAATATATGCATGATAGTATTGATCACTTAGAATCTTTATTAAAACTATTTGATTTAGGTTATATTGATTTAGAAGATAGAAGTAATGCTGAGATATTAAATAACCTTATTATCAAAAAAGCAATCTGGTTTTTAGAAGTTGATGATTATAAAGAGTTAAAAAGAATAGACAATAAAATTCAAGAAAAATATTTAGTTAATTTTTCTATATTTCAATCATTGCCTGATTTTTGGGGTATTAAACAAGAGTTTCCTATGATGCCTATTACACATCTAGATAAAAAACCAACAAGAAGTGCTTCACTTTGGGATATTACTTGTGATAGTGACGGTGAGATTGGGTTTAATCCAGAAAAACCACTTTATCTACATGATGTAAATCTAAAATTAGAAGAATACTATTTAGGTTTCTTCCATGTTGGAGCATATCAAGATATTTTGGGTATGAGACATAACCTTTTTTCTCACCCTACTGAGATTAATGTAGTTTTTGAAGATGGAAAATTAAAACTTGAAAAAATATTAGAATCACAAAAAATTATTGATATTTTAGAAGATATAGATCATGATACTAAAAATTTAAAAGAGGTATTAAAAACAA